In one window of Rhizobium sp. ACO-34A DNA:
- a CDS encoding fructose-bisphosphatase class I: protein MSGATLEAYLVSCMAERGEAGRDVAVIIQRLAMAALEIRKLVGQGALNDTFHGLRDSSNTDGDIQKELDVICDDLFLSCLHGAPVAYYASEELENPILLDPAARLAVAIDPLDGSSNIDTNVSIGTIFSILPALKNAEADATATFLQPGHRQLAAGFFIYGPQTALVLSLGKGTEIFIFSSRLGCFVQAYKSVAIPDRAHEFAINTSNYRHWEEAIRLYVDDCLAGAEGPRERDFNMRWIASLVTEAYRILVRGGIFLYPSDGRKGYSHGRLRLVYEANPIAFLIENASGAATDSVTRILDLEPESLHQRVPLVFGSRREVTRVARYHVDPAMIGERAPLFGKRGLFRA, encoded by the coding sequence ATGTCGGGCGCAACACTGGAGGCCTACCTCGTTTCATGCATGGCAGAGCGCGGCGAAGCGGGCCGCGACGTAGCCGTAATCATTCAGCGGCTGGCAATGGCCGCACTCGAAATCCGCAAGCTGGTTGGGCAAGGGGCGCTCAACGACACGTTCCACGGGCTGCGCGACAGCTCCAACACGGACGGCGATATCCAGAAGGAACTGGACGTCATCTGCGACGACCTGTTCCTGTCCTGCCTGCACGGAGCACCGGTGGCCTATTACGCCTCGGAGGAGCTGGAAAACCCGATCCTGCTCGATCCCGCCGCCCGTCTGGCGGTTGCCATCGATCCACTCGACGGCTCGTCGAACATCGACACCAACGTCTCGATCGGCACCATATTTTCAATTCTGCCGGCCCTGAAGAATGCCGAGGCGGATGCAACCGCAACCTTCCTGCAGCCGGGACACCGGCAGCTTGCCGCCGGTTTCTTCATCTACGGACCGCAGACCGCGCTGGTCCTGTCGCTCGGCAAGGGCACGGAGATCTTCATTTTTTCAAGCCGCCTCGGCTGCTTCGTGCAGGCCTACAAGTCGGTTGCCATTCCGGACCGTGCGCACGAATTCGCCATCAACACCTCGAACTACCGGCATTGGGAAGAAGCGATCAGGCTTTATGTCGACGATTGCCTCGCCGGTGCGGAAGGCCCGCGCGAGCGGGATTTCAACATGCGCTGGATCGCCTCGCTGGTGACGGAAGCCTACCGCATCCTCGTACGTGGCGGCATCTTCCTTTACCCCTCCGACGGCCGGAAAGGCTATTCCCACGGCCGGCTGCGGCTCGTCTACGAAGCCAACCCCATCGCCTTCCTCATCGAGAACGCTTCAGGTGCGGCGACCGACAGCGTCACCCGCATTCTCGATCTCGAACCGGAAAGCCTGCACCAGCGCGTGCCGCTGGTCTTCGGTTCCCGCCGCGAGGTGACCCGCGTCGCCCGCTACCATGTCGACCCCGCGATGATCGGTGAACGCGCGCCCCTGTTCGGCAAGCGCGGTCTGTTCCGGGCCTGA
- a CDS encoding lipid carrier--UDP-N-acetylgalactosaminyltransferase, with the protein MMKRLFDFSAALVGLILTSPVLVIVAIIIRRTSPGPALFIQTRVGRNEVPFQCYKFRTMAAGTPDVASHHASTAWITPVGRSLRAYKLDELPQLINVIRGEMSLVGPRPCLPSQAEMISERRKQGVFSIRPGITGSAQLAGIDMSEPARLAAADRQYMDRRSFAGDIAILIATALGRGSGDAARK; encoded by the coding sequence ATGATGAAACGCCTGTTCGACTTTTCCGCCGCGCTGGTCGGACTGATCCTGACCAGCCCGGTCCTGGTGATCGTCGCCATAATCATTCGCCGTACCTCGCCGGGACCGGCGCTCTTCATCCAGACGCGGGTGGGGCGCAATGAAGTGCCTTTCCAGTGTTACAAGTTCCGCACCATGGCCGCCGGCACCCCGGACGTCGCCTCCCATCACGCGTCCACCGCCTGGATTACCCCGGTCGGACGGTCGCTGCGCGCCTACAAGCTCGATGAACTGCCCCAGCTTATCAACGTGATCAGGGGAGAGATGAGCCTCGTCGGCCCTCGCCCCTGCCTGCCAAGCCAGGCGGAAATGATCAGCGAACGGCGCAAGCAGGGCGTATTTTCCATCCGCCCCGGCATCACCGGCAGCGCCCAGCTTGCCGGCATCGACATGTCCGAGCCAGCAAGACTGGCGGCAGCGGACCGGCAATACATGGACCGGCGATCTTTTGCCGGCGACATTGCCATTCTGATCGCAACGGCGCTCGGTCGAGGATCCGGCGACGCGGCCCGCAAATAG
- a CDS encoding phosphoribulokinase: MSAKYPIISITGSSGAGTTTVKDTFEKIFKRENISASFIEGDAFHRYDREAMKAKIAEEKAKGVDFTHFAAEANELEILESVFSEYGRRGVGRTRHYIHDDGEAAKYGTAPGTFTEWEEFRDSDLLFYEGLHGCAVTENANLAQHCDLKIGVVPVINLEWIQKIHRDKATRGYSTEAVTDTILRRMPDYVHYICPQFSLTDINFQRVPIVDTSNPFITRWIPTPAESMLVIRFANPRGIDFPYLLSMLQNSFMSRANSIVVPGDKLDLAMQLIFTPLIHKLLERKHRMS, translated from the coding sequence ATGTCCGCAAAATACCCGATCATTTCCATTACGGGCTCGTCCGGCGCCGGCACCACCACCGTAAAGGACACCTTCGAGAAGATCTTCAAGCGCGAGAATATCTCCGCCTCCTTCATCGAGGGCGATGCCTTCCACCGCTATGACCGCGAAGCGATGAAGGCAAAGATCGCCGAGGAAAAGGCCAAGGGCGTCGACTTCACTCATTTCGCAGCCGAGGCCAACGAACTCGAAATCCTCGAAAGCGTGTTTTCGGAATATGGTCGCCGTGGCGTCGGCCGCACCCGCCATTATATCCACGACGACGGCGAGGCCGCGAAATACGGCACCGCGCCCGGAACCTTCACCGAATGGGAGGAATTCCGCGACAGCGACCTTCTATTCTACGAAGGCCTGCATGGCTGCGCCGTCACCGAAAATGCCAATCTCGCCCAGCATTGCGACCTGAAGATCGGCGTCGTTCCGGTCATCAATCTCGAATGGATCCAGAAGATCCATCGCGACAAGGCGACCCGCGGCTATTCCACCGAAGCCGTCACCGACACGATCCTCCGGCGCATGCCCGACTATGTGCATTACATCTGCCCGCAATTCTCGCTGACGGACATCAACTTCCAGCGCGTGCCGATCGTCGACACGTCCAATCCGTTCATCACGCGATGGATCCCGACACCCGCCGAATCCATGCTGGTGATCCGCTTCGCCAATCCGCGCGGGATCGATTTTCCCTACCTGCTGTCGATGCTGCAGAACAGCTTCATGTCACGCGCCAATTCGATCGTCGTTCCCGGCGACAAGCTCGATCTGGCCATGCAGCTCATTTTCACGCCGCTCATCCACAAACTGCTCGAACGCAAGCATCGCATGTCTTGA
- a CDS encoding UDP-glucose 4-epimerase: MILITGGSGFVGRALTGELSRRGLVFRTAGRRAGTCDVVVGEIDGSTDWSQALAGVDLVIHLAARVHVMNDKAVDPLAAFRASNTDGTLNLARQAAACGVKRFVFISTLKVNGEETRPGHPFRAGDAPQPLDPYGVSKREAEDGLSRIAAETGMEVVCIRPPLVYGPGVKANFAALHKLASGGLPLPFLSIRNRRSMVYVGNLVDFVLRCAEHPAAANRTFLVSDGDDVSLPVLISRIRASLDKPARLFPVPTFVFTLAARLLGKQDFTQRLLGSLEADIAESRAVLGWTPPFTIADGLKAMVSEAGPPSGQK, translated from the coding sequence ATGATTCTCATCACAGGTGGAAGCGGTTTCGTCGGCCGGGCGCTGACAGGGGAGCTTTCCCGGCGTGGTCTGGTCTTCCGAACGGCAGGGCGTCGTGCAGGAACGTGCGATGTCGTCGTCGGCGAAATCGATGGCTCCACCGACTGGTCTCAGGCGCTTGCCGGTGTCGATCTGGTCATTCATCTCGCCGCGCGCGTGCATGTGATGAATGACAAGGCGGTCGATCCTCTCGCGGCTTTCCGTGCGAGCAACACGGATGGCACGCTAAATCTGGCGCGTCAGGCTGCGGCTTGCGGCGTCAAGCGCTTCGTCTTCATCAGCACGTTGAAGGTCAATGGCGAGGAGACCCGGCCGGGGCATCCTTTTCGTGCCGGCGACGCGCCACAGCCGCTTGATCCCTATGGCGTTTCCAAGCGGGAAGCCGAAGATGGCCTGTCCAGGATTGCGGCCGAGACGGGCATGGAGGTGGTGTGCATCCGGCCGCCGCTCGTCTATGGCCCCGGTGTGAAAGCCAATTTCGCGGCCCTTCATAAACTGGCATCGGGTGGTTTGCCGCTGCCCTTCCTGTCGATCCGCAACAGGCGGTCGATGGTCTATGTCGGCAATCTCGTGGATTTCGTCCTGCGCTGCGCCGAGCATCCGGCCGCAGCGAACCGTACTTTTCTCGTCAGCGATGGCGATGATGTTTCCCTGCCGGTGCTGATCTCGCGGATCAGGGCCTCGCTCGACAAACCTGCGCGGCTTTTCCCGGTGCCGACCTTCGTGTTCACGCTTGCCGCAAGGCTGCTCGGGAAACAGGATTTCACCCAGCGTCTTCTCGGCTCGCTGGAGGCTGATATAGCGGAGAGCCGGGCGGTGCTCGGCTGGACGCCGCCCTTCACGATAGCAGACGGCCTGAAGGCGATGGTGTCGGAAGCTGGACCGCCTTCCGGGCAAAAATAA
- a CDS encoding LysR family transcriptional regulator, producing MRNVTIRQLRTIEAVCRLGKINLAAAELGLTGPALTLQIQQLERDAGVALFDRGREGMVPTGFGLAFLEAARSVEDSLSALDESISAMKGLRTGRLRLGVVSTGKYFAPQLIAAFRKHAPSIEINLFIGNRAEIIQKLRDHEFDIALMGRPPRDFEVRSQVFGDHPLVFIAPADHPLANVLDISRERIAEEQFLVRERGSGTRISLEIFLSAVPRRLEELGTEMGSNETIKQAVIAGLGIAFISAHTIEQEVKLGRLVILDVVDTPIRRQWFSVSRRDRSFNPAMQAFERFLLTEGARHLPVVAKPYPANAFG from the coding sequence ATGCGCAACGTCACCATCCGCCAGCTCCGTACGATCGAAGCCGTCTGCCGGCTGGGCAAGATCAATCTTGCCGCAGCCGAATTGGGTCTGACCGGGCCAGCGCTCACGCTGCAGATCCAGCAGCTCGAGCGGGACGCGGGTGTAGCGCTCTTCGACCGCGGACGGGAGGGCATGGTGCCGACCGGGTTCGGTCTCGCGTTTCTGGAGGCGGCGCGTTCGGTGGAGGACAGTCTTTCCGCGCTCGATGAATCCATCAGTGCGATGAAGGGCTTGCGCACAGGCAGGCTGCGGCTGGGCGTGGTATCGACTGGCAAGTATTTCGCCCCGCAGCTGATCGCCGCCTTTCGAAAGCACGCGCCATCGATCGAGATCAACCTCTTCATCGGTAACCGCGCCGAGATCATCCAGAAGCTTCGCGACCATGAGTTCGACATCGCCCTGATGGGGCGTCCCCCGCGAGATTTCGAGGTTCGCTCGCAGGTCTTCGGCGATCATCCGCTGGTCTTCATCGCCCCGGCCGACCATCCGTTGGCGAATGTTCTCGACATCTCCCGGGAGCGGATCGCGGAAGAGCAGTTCCTCGTGCGCGAGAGAGGGTCGGGTACGAGGATATCGCTCGAAATCTTCCTGAGCGCGGTTCCCCGTCGCCTTGAGGAACTCGGAACGGAAATGGGATCGAACGAGACGATCAAGCAGGCGGTCATCGCCGGGCTCGGCATTGCCTTCATCTCGGCCCATACCATCGAGCAGGAGGTCAAGCTCGGTCGGCTCGTCATTCTCGACGTGGTGGACACGCCGATCCGCCGGCAATGGTTCAGCGTGTCGCGCCGCGACCGGTCCTTCAACCCTGCCATGCAGGCTTTCGAACGCTTTCTGCTGACGGAAGGAGCACGCCATCTGCCGGTGGTGGCAAAGCCTTATCCGGCAAACGCTTTCGGCTGA
- a CDS encoding tripartite tricarboxylate transporter TctA encodes MNTFDFLLQGLAIAAQPANLLYALIGVTLGTAVGVLPGIGPALTVALLLPVTFKLDPAGSLIMFAGIYYGGMYGGSTTSILLNTPGESASIVTALEGNKMARAGRGGPALATAAIGSFVAGLIATLALALIAPYIVKLALVFGPREYFALMVVAFVTVSSAFGDSTLRGLTSLFIGLALATVGIDQLTGQTRMSFGVPDLLDGIEVTTLAVAMFAIGESLFLAAQGDRGPDKVEAVKGSIWMTATDWARSWKPWLRGTLIGFPIGAMPAGGAEIGTFLSYAAEKRLTKHPEEFGNGAIEGVAGPEAANNASAAGTLVPLLTLGLPTTATAAIMLAGFQQYGLQPGPLLFATNPQLVWGLIASLLIANFMLLVLNLPLIGLWVRLLTIPKPWLYAGILLFATLGTIGANPSVFELGMLLAFGLMGYAMRVFGYPIAPVVVGLILGPLAEQQLRRALAISQGDVTVLVTSPIAAVLLAIAAVALILPLIMRARGKGEVLSHLAASED; translated from the coding sequence ATGAACACCTTCGATTTTCTCCTGCAGGGCCTCGCAATCGCCGCACAGCCGGCGAACCTTCTCTATGCCCTGATCGGCGTGACGCTCGGCACCGCCGTCGGCGTGCTTCCGGGCATCGGGCCTGCGCTGACCGTCGCCCTGCTTCTGCCCGTCACCTTCAAGCTCGATCCCGCCGGATCGCTGATCATGTTCGCCGGCATCTATTACGGCGGCATGTATGGCGGATCGACCACCTCCATCCTGCTCAACACGCCGGGTGAAAGCGCCTCGATCGTCACCGCGCTGGAAGGCAACAAGATGGCGCGCGCCGGTCGCGGCGGCCCGGCCCTTGCCACCGCCGCCATCGGCTCCTTCGTCGCCGGCCTGATCGCCACCCTCGCGCTGGCGCTGATCGCGCCTTACATCGTCAAGCTTGCGCTGGTCTTCGGACCTCGTGAATACTTCGCCCTGATGGTCGTGGCCTTTGTCACTGTGTCCTCGGCATTCGGCGATTCCACCCTGCGCGGCCTCACCTCGCTTTTCATCGGCCTGGCGCTCGCAACCGTCGGCATCGACCAGCTGACCGGCCAGACCCGCATGAGCTTCGGTGTGCCGGACCTGCTCGATGGTATCGAGGTGACGACGCTCGCCGTCGCGATGTTCGCCATCGGCGAAAGCCTGTTCCTCGCCGCTCAAGGCGACCGTGGTCCCGACAAGGTCGAGGCCGTCAAGGGCTCGATCTGGATGACCGCGACCGACTGGGCCCGTTCGTGGAAGCCCTGGCTGCGCGGCACGTTGATCGGCTTCCCGATCGGCGCGATGCCGGCGGGCGGCGCCGAAATCGGTACCTTCCTTTCCTATGCCGCCGAAAAGCGCCTGACCAAGCATCCGGAAGAATTCGGCAACGGCGCAATCGAAGGCGTTGCCGGTCCGGAGGCCGCCAATAACGCTTCGGCCGCCGGTACGCTGGTGCCGCTGCTGACCCTCGGCCTGCCGACCACGGCAACCGCGGCCATCATGCTCGCCGGCTTCCAGCAATACGGCCTGCAGCCGGGACCATTGCTGTTTGCGACCAATCCGCAGCTCGTCTGGGGCCTGATCGCCAGCCTGTTGATCGCCAACTTCATGCTGCTGGTGCTCAACCTGCCGCTGATCGGTCTCTGGGTCCGCCTGCTGACGATCCCGAAGCCCTGGCTCTATGCGGGCATCCTGCTGTTCGCCACGCTCGGCACCATCGGGGCCAACCCCTCCGTGTTCGAGCTGGGCATGCTGCTGGCCTTCGGCCTGATGGGCTACGCCATGCGCGTCTTCGGTTATCCGATCGCCCCCGTGGTCGTCGGCCTGATCCTCGGACCGCTGGCCGAGCAGCAGCTTCGCCGCGCCCTGGCGATCAGCCAGGGCGACGTGACGGTCCTCGTGACGTCACCGATCGCGGCCGTGCTGCTTGCGATCGCCGCCGTCGCGCTGATCCTGCCGCTCATCATGCGGGCACGCGGCAAGGGCGAGGTGCTCTCACATCTGGCTGCCAGCGAAGACTGA
- a CDS encoding transketolase, whose protein sequence is MNISQKATSSAAIAEKDMANAIRFLAMDAVQKANSGHPGMPMGMADAVTVLFNRFIRIDPSMPDWPDRDRFVLSAGHGSMLLYAIHHLIGFADMPMSELSSFRQFGAKTAGHPEYGHALGIETTTGPLGQGISTAVGMAIAEQMMAARFGSSLCNHFTYVVAGDGCLQEGISHEAIDLAGHLKLRKLIVLWDDNRISIDGATSLSTSMDQLARFRAAGWNAQAVDGHDPEAVAKAIDRARKSRKPSLVACRTLIGKGAASMEGSHKTHGAALGDKEITATREKLDWPHPPFFVPPQIKSAWEGVAVRGRAARETWEIRRDATRSKARYERTINRDIGPEIARRLARFRNEHREKATKVATRQASQMALEVINGATDLTIGGSADLTGSNLTMTSQTQPIVAGSFRGRYLHYGIREHAMAAAMNGIALHGGFVPYGGTFLVFADYARGAIRLSALMGLPVVYVLTHDSIGLGEDGPTHQPVEHLAMLRATPNINVFRPADIIETAECWELALTEKSTPSALALSRQALPMLRATDTQENLSARGAYILREAKGPRDITLLATGSEVEIAVQAADKLRAENGVEAAVVSMPSWEKFETQTDAYQRRILGGAPRIAVEAAGRLGWDRWIGPHGTFIGMQGFGASAPAGELYRHFGITPEHVAAEALHLISRGRKERQR, encoded by the coding sequence ATGAACATCTCCCAGAAAGCAACCAGTTCCGCCGCCATTGCCGAGAAGGACATGGCCAATGCCATCCGTTTCCTGGCGATGGATGCCGTGCAGAAAGCCAATTCCGGCCACCCCGGCATGCCGATGGGCATGGCGGATGCGGTGACGGTGCTGTTCAACCGCTTCATCCGGATCGATCCGTCCATGCCGGACTGGCCCGACCGCGACCGCTTCGTGCTGTCGGCAGGGCATGGCTCGATGCTGCTCTATGCGATCCACCACCTGATCGGCTTTGCCGACATGCCGATGTCCGAGCTTTCCTCTTTCCGCCAGTTCGGCGCGAAGACGGCGGGGCATCCCGAATACGGCCACGCGCTTGGCATCGAGACGACCACCGGTCCGCTCGGACAGGGCATCTCCACCGCAGTCGGCATGGCGATCGCCGAACAGATGATGGCGGCCCGCTTCGGCTCGTCGCTCTGCAATCACTTCACCTATGTCGTTGCCGGGGACGGCTGCCTTCAGGAAGGCATCAGCCACGAGGCGATCGACCTTGCCGGCCATCTGAAGCTGCGCAAGCTCATCGTACTCTGGGACGACAACCGTATTTCCATCGACGGGGCGACCTCCCTGTCCACGTCGATGGACCAGCTGGCGCGCTTTCGCGCTGCCGGCTGGAACGCTCAGGCCGTCGATGGCCACGATCCCGAAGCCGTGGCCAAGGCCATCGACCGCGCCCGCAAGAGCCGCAAGCCCTCGCTGGTCGCCTGCCGCACGCTGATCGGCAAGGGAGCGGCCAGCATGGAAGGTTCCCACAAGACCCATGGTGCTGCTCTCGGCGACAAGGAGATCACCGCCACCCGCGAAAAGCTCGACTGGCCCCACCCGCCCTTCTTCGTGCCGCCGCAGATCAAGTCTGCTTGGGAGGGCGTGGCGGTCCGTGGACGTGCGGCACGCGAAACCTGGGAAATCCGCCGGGACGCCACCCGTTCGAAGGCACGCTATGAACGTACCATCAACAGGGATATCGGTCCTGAAATTGCACGCCGGCTTGCCAGATTCCGCAACGAACACCGGGAAAAGGCCACCAAAGTCGCGACCCGGCAGGCTTCCCAGATGGCGCTGGAAGTCATCAACGGCGCAACCGACCTAACCATCGGCGGCTCGGCGGACCTGACCGGCTCCAACCTCACCATGACCTCTCAGACGCAACCCATCGTCGCCGGTAGCTTCCGTGGCCGTTACCTGCATTACGGCATTCGCGAACATGCCATGGCGGCGGCGATGAACGGCATCGCTTTGCATGGCGGCTTCGTTCCCTATGGCGGCACCTTCCTTGTGTTCGCCGATTATGCCCGCGGCGCGATCCGTCTTTCCGCTCTCATGGGACTGCCGGTCGTCTATGTGCTGACCCACGATTCCATCGGGCTCGGCGAGGACGGCCCGACCCACCAGCCGGTCGAGCATCTCGCCATGCTGAGGGCGACGCCTAATATCAACGTCTTCCGGCCTGCCGACATCATCGAGACGGCCGAATGCTGGGAACTGGCCCTCACCGAAAAATCGACCCCGAGCGCGCTCGCGCTGTCGCGGCAGGCCCTGCCGATGCTGCGAGCAACGGACACCCAGGAAAACCTCTCCGCACGGGGAGCCTATATCCTGCGGGAAGCGAAGGGGCCGCGCGACATCACGTTGCTCGCCACCGGTTCGGAAGTGGAAATCGCCGTCCAGGCCGCCGACAAGTTGCGCGCCGAAAACGGCGTCGAGGCCGCGGTCGTTTCCATGCCCTCATGGGAAAAGTTCGAGACCCAGACCGACGCCTACCAGAGACGGATACTGGGCGGCGCACCACGCATTGCCGTCGAAGCCGCCGGGCGGCTGGGCTGGGACCGCTGGATCGGCCCCCATGGCACCTTCATCGGCATGCAGGGCTTCGGAGCCTCCGCCCCGGCCGGCGAACTCTACCGGCATTTCGGCATCACCCCGGAGCACGTCGCGGCGGAAGCGCTGCATCTCATCAGCCGCGGCCGGAAGGAACGCCAGCGATGA
- a CDS encoding polysaccharide biosynthesis protein — protein MMVWERYIPAVLAFPRWVKRLLALTVDAALCVLTLWFAFCLRLDYWGPLAGIQLITIPVCLVVALPIFIRFGLYRAIFRFIGWDAYLAIIKAISLYGLIFMTVFTVISVPGIPRTVGIMQPLLLLIAVGMSRLVTRYLLGGTYRNILREKSQSNVLIYGAGSMGRQLGTALGNGTELNVVGYLDDDQTLYGSYIGGIRVYDPRDLKKLVVKLNVRTVLLAMPGIDSKRRNEVIESLRGARVAVRLLPNVSELAQGLVRLSDFQELAIEDLLGRQSVAPDKALLARNILGKVVMVTGAGGSIGSELCRQIMKIGPECLLLVDQNEYGLYSIHAELTRDGRDGERSIIPLLGSVRDERRMREIMTTFRPHAIYHAAAYKHVPLVEHNPIEGISNNIFGTLVVAKAAIEVGVPSFVLISTDKAVRPTNIMGASKRVAELVLQALAAQGGSTVFSMVRFGNVLGSSGSVVPLFRQQIEQGGPITLTHPEMTRFFMTIPEASQLVIQAGAMAEGGDVFLLDMGEPVKIIDLARRMVELSGLTVKDEENPDGDIAFEMTGLRPAEKLYEELLISDNPEPTAHSLIMKAHEDFLPWPALEKSLRALQQAMERSDLVATRDLMGKLVSGYRPGADIVDFVTLRQMERTDRFGPLTEDESSDFGGMTR, from the coding sequence CTGATGGTCTGGGAGCGTTACATACCGGCAGTTCTCGCTTTTCCCCGCTGGGTAAAGCGCTTGCTGGCCCTGACCGTCGATGCGGCACTTTGCGTTCTCACCCTCTGGTTCGCCTTCTGCCTTCGGCTTGACTACTGGGGTCCGCTGGCCGGCATACAACTCATCACGATCCCGGTTTGCCTCGTCGTCGCCTTGCCGATCTTCATTCGTTTCGGCCTGTACCGCGCGATTTTCCGCTTCATTGGCTGGGACGCCTATCTGGCCATCATCAAGGCCATTTCCCTCTATGGCCTGATTTTCATGACGGTGTTCACCGTCATCAGCGTTCCCGGCATTCCGCGTACGGTCGGTATCATGCAGCCGTTGCTGCTGCTGATCGCGGTCGGCATGTCACGTTTGGTCACCCGCTACCTGCTCGGTGGCACATACCGGAATATTCTGCGGGAAAAGAGCCAGTCGAACGTGCTGATTTACGGGGCCGGATCGATGGGGCGGCAGTTGGGTACAGCGCTTGGAAACGGCACCGAACTGAACGTCGTCGGTTATCTGGATGACGACCAGACGCTTTATGGATCCTATATCGGCGGCATCAGGGTCTATGATCCCCGCGACCTCAAGAAGCTTGTGGTGAAGTTGAACGTGAGGACCGTTCTGCTTGCCATGCCGGGCATCGATTCCAAGCGGCGTAACGAGGTCATCGAGAGCCTGCGCGGCGCGCGTGTCGCGGTGCGTCTGCTGCCCAATGTCAGTGAACTGGCGCAGGGTCTCGTCAGACTGTCTGATTTCCAGGAACTTGCCATCGAGGATCTGCTCGGGCGCCAGTCGGTCGCGCCGGACAAGGCGCTTCTGGCCCGCAACATCCTTGGCAAGGTGGTCATGGTCACCGGAGCCGGTGGTTCCATCGGTAGCGAACTCTGTCGCCAGATCATGAAGATCGGGCCGGAATGCCTGCTGCTGGTCGATCAGAACGAATACGGTCTCTACTCCATCCATGCGGAACTGACGCGCGATGGTCGCGATGGCGAGCGCTCGATCATTCCGCTTCTCGGGTCCGTGCGTGATGAGCGGCGCATGCGGGAGATCATGACGACGTTCCGGCCGCATGCCATCTATCATGCGGCGGCCTACAAACATGTGCCGCTGGTCGAGCACAATCCGATCGAGGGTATCAGCAACAACATCTTCGGAACGCTGGTGGTGGCCAAGGCTGCGATCGAGGTCGGGGTGCCGTCCTTCGTCCTGATTTCCACCGACAAGGCGGTGAGGCCGACCAACATCATGGGGGCCAGCAAACGCGTCGCCGAACTGGTTCTCCAGGCGCTTGCCGCACAAGGCGGCTCTACCGTGTTCTCTATGGTGCGTTTCGGCAATGTCTTGGGTTCGTCGGGTTCCGTCGTGCCGCTTTTCCGCCAGCAGATCGAGCAGGGCGGCCCGATCACGCTGACCCATCCGGAGATGACGCGCTTCTTCATGACGATCCCCGAAGCGTCGCAGCTGGTCATTCAGGCCGGCGCCATGGCGGAAGGCGGCGACGTCTTCCTTCTCGACATGGGCGAGCCGGTGAAAATCATCGATCTGGCGCGCCGCATGGTCGAGCTTTCGGGCCTTACCGTGAAGGACGAAGAAAACCCGGATGGCGACATCGCCTTCGAGATGACCGGTCTGCGACCTGCGGAAAAACTCTATGAGGAACTGCTGATCAGCGATAATCCGGAGCCGACGGCGCATTCGCTGATCATGAAGGCGCATGAGGATTTCCTGCCCTGGCCTGCACTGGAAAAGTCGCTCAGGGCTCTTCAGCAGGCGATGGAGCGCAGCGATCTGGTTGCGACGCGCGATCTCATGGGCAAGCTGGTTTCCGGTTACCGCCCCGGTGCCGATATCGTCGACTTCGTGACGCTGCGACAGATGGAGCGGACGGATCGTTTCGGGCCTCTGACAGAGGACGAGAGTTCCGATTTCGGTGGAATGACCCGATGA
- a CDS encoding glycosyl transferase family 25: MKIGAYVINLDRSIERWRCLTAQAAQFGMQFLRVSGVDGAAIPAEQRTEIDERAFLRQNGRLMLAGEYGCYRSHLKALSTFLESDNDAAIIIEDDIEVPPKLIERAEAILDAVPDAELVKLLNHRSHWFRPRATSQMGDQVGRCLHGPQGSAACYLVTRKGAEKLLRSIRVMSYPLDIALERGWHNGVKVFTVKDNIARLSPTTSKMTEIGTRADYRKRKFKGPRRAITHLMRAVEYARRIRYAL, encoded by the coding sequence ATGAAAATTGGCGCCTACGTTATAAATCTCGATCGCTCCATCGAGCGGTGGCGATGTCTGACCGCCCAGGCAGCACAATTCGGCATGCAATTTTTGCGTGTTTCTGGTGTTGACGGGGCCGCCATACCTGCCGAACAACGGACAGAGATCGACGAGCGCGCTTTCCTGCGTCAGAACGGACGGCTGATGCTGGCCGGAGAATATGGCTGCTACCGCAGCCACCTGAAAGCCTTGTCGACCTTCCTTGAAAGCGACAATGACGCGGCGATCATCATAGAGGACGATATCGAGGTTCCGCCGAAACTCATCGAGCGCGCGGAAGCCATCCTAGACGCTGTTCCTGATGCGGAACTGGTCAAGCTGCTCAACCATCGCTCTCACTGGTTTCGCCCGCGAGCAACCTCACAGATGGGAGATCAGGTAGGACGCTGCCTGCATGGACCACAAGGCTCTGCCGCCTGCTATCTCGTCACCCGCAAGGGTGCTGAAAAGCTGCTGCGCAGCATCAGGGTCATGAGTTACCCACTGGATATCGCACTGGAACGCGGCTGGCATAACGGCGTGAAGGTTTTCACGGTAAAGGACAATATTGCCCGTCTCAGTCCCACCACCAGCAAGATGACGGAAATCGGCACCCGTGCCGACTACAGGAAGCGAAAATTCAAGGGACCGCGCAGAGCCATCACGCATCTCATGCGCGCCGTCGAATACGCTCGCCGGATCAGGTACGCCTTATGA